One Vallitalea pronyensis genomic region harbors:
- a CDS encoding DUF5696 domain-containing protein — protein sequence MKHTQYNCKPRKPIMIAMFVIFLGLMLMVTGCASKRHGETVTTWRVNEAELLQVGEHTSKSFKTVMENERYRLLFKESSAEIAIEHIKEGYIWYSNPQNIEDDTIANKVNKGELAAQMIIKYFTPMNKLAIMNTYTDAVEASQYAFEYTDSGVKVTYSIGIQPRKWLMPKVVSQERFENDILPSIEEAKDQKYVKSRYTLIELAKLDGDIKKEMLEAYPILEKHNVYLLRDVNDRIKEKVEAIFVQIGYTFDDKAKDNAHNNLSVEEEGNPVFQVAIDYSLSSDGLRVLVPKKDMIYPEGYRFMKIEVLPYFGAQDMDASGYMFVPDGSGALIHLNNNKQHLSPYNGKIYGDDLAITQEEAFNKTQQIYLPVFGIKNQDSGFVAIVEQGDGFGYIHADISQRKNAYNYVYSSYNILELTEVSLSGKEETSISMFQEYHTPSDICISYHILDHDHATYSGMANVVRDYYVHQGDLQKQDPSEVSLLIDFLGAIMDKKPILGVSRHVVVPLTTFRQAQDIMDTISEWELGNIQVKYTGWMDYGLYHPVANKMSIESKLGGKKGFYNLRDYLEEKGYGFYPDVDFQTVKQDRKFDGFNAYRDGSKNISREVSKGYQYVPNIFLPEASFRIVSPKKYEAYMQAYMKDYKKTKVHNLSLANMGEQLISDYDVKDIWDRERAKALIKKRLNALQEMGYSLMASGANGYTLKSMHHLLNLPTGSSNYHIADESIPFIQMVLSGYKTYYTTPINYIDASFDWMKLRLIETGSSIYYQLGYAENSRINNVMDYDHYYTFNYELWMEDILDMHVFVNDALKHTLGQSIIRHEPLADDVVRVTYENGDYYVINYAKKPYDYQGQQVGAMNYVYVKGGS from the coding sequence ATGAAGCATACACAATACAATTGTAAGCCACGAAAACCTATCATGATAGCCATGTTTGTCATTTTCCTAGGGTTGATGTTGATGGTAACAGGATGTGCCAGTAAGCGTCATGGTGAAACGGTTACAACCTGGCGTGTTAACGAAGCAGAACTGCTTCAAGTAGGCGAGCACACAAGTAAATCCTTTAAAACGGTCATGGAGAATGAACGCTATCGTCTCTTGTTCAAAGAAAGTTCAGCAGAGATTGCCATTGAACATATAAAAGAGGGGTACATTTGGTATTCTAACCCACAAAACATTGAGGATGATACCATTGCAAATAAGGTGAATAAAGGTGAATTGGCAGCTCAAATGATTATTAAATATTTTACGCCTATGAACAAATTAGCCATCATGAATACCTATACAGATGCGGTGGAAGCTTCTCAATACGCTTTTGAATATACGGATTCAGGTGTAAAAGTGACGTATTCCATTGGTATTCAGCCTAGAAAATGGCTCATGCCAAAGGTGGTCAGTCAGGAGCGTTTTGAGAACGATATACTACCATCTATTGAGGAAGCAAAAGACCAAAAGTATGTGAAATCACGGTATACTTTAATTGAGTTAGCCAAACTTGATGGGGATATTAAAAAAGAAATGCTTGAAGCGTATCCTATTCTTGAAAAACACAATGTATATCTATTACGGGATGTTAATGACAGGATCAAAGAAAAGGTGGAAGCCATTTTTGTCCAGATAGGGTATACATTTGACGATAAAGCGAAAGACAATGCGCACAATAACTTGTCAGTAGAGGAAGAAGGCAACCCTGTTTTCCAAGTAGCTATTGACTATAGCCTTTCAAGTGATGGTTTACGTGTGCTTGTACCCAAAAAAGATATGATCTATCCAGAAGGCTACCGTTTTATGAAAATTGAAGTACTGCCTTATTTTGGTGCTCAAGATATGGATGCATCAGGGTATATGTTTGTACCAGATGGATCAGGGGCTTTAATTCATCTCAATAATAATAAACAGCACTTAAGTCCTTACAACGGTAAAATATATGGGGATGATTTGGCCATTACACAAGAAGAGGCCTTTAACAAGACCCAGCAGATTTATTTACCAGTCTTTGGTATAAAAAATCAGGATAGTGGTTTTGTAGCAATTGTTGAACAGGGTGACGGCTTTGGTTATATCCACGCAGATATTAGCCAAAGAAAGAATGCCTATAACTATGTCTATAGTTCCTATAATATCTTAGAGCTGACAGAAGTTTCTTTATCTGGAAAAGAAGAAACCAGCATTAGCATGTTTCAAGAGTATCATACACCCAGTGATATATGTATTTCGTATCACATCCTAGATCATGATCATGCCACCTACTCAGGCATGGCAAATGTGGTAAGAGATTATTATGTCCACCAAGGAGACCTTCAAAAACAAGACCCATCAGAAGTATCTCTTCTTATTGATTTTCTAGGTGCTATCATGGATAAAAAGCCTATTTTAGGTGTAAGCCGTCACGTTGTTGTGCCACTGACCACATTTCGGCAAGCTCAAGACATCATGGATACAATCAGTGAATGGGAATTAGGCAACATACAAGTGAAATACACCGGTTGGATGGACTACGGCTTATATCATCCTGTAGCTAATAAAATGTCCATTGAAAGTAAGTTGGGGGGCAAGAAAGGTTTTTATAACCTGCGTGATTATCTAGAAGAAAAAGGCTACGGTTTTTACCCAGATGTTGATTTTCAAACGGTTAAACAGGATAGAAAGTTTGATGGTTTTAATGCCTATAGGGATGGTTCTAAGAATATTTCAAGAGAAGTATCAAAAGGTTACCAGTATGTGCCCAATATATTTTTACCAGAAGCTTCATTCCGTATTGTTTCACCTAAAAAATATGAGGCATACATGCAGGCCTATATGAAGGACTATAAAAAAACAAAGGTCCATAACCTGTCCCTTGCTAACATGGGTGAACAGCTTATCAGTGACTACGATGTGAAGGATATTTGGGATCGGGAAAGGGCAAAAGCGCTCATCAAGAAAAGGTTAAATGCATTGCAGGAAATGGGCTATTCTTTAATGGCATCAGGCGCTAATGGCTATACCCTTAAAAGTATGCATCACCTGTTGAATCTACCTACTGGATCCAGCAATTATCATATAGCGGATGAAAGTATTCCTTTTATTCAAATGGTGCTAAGCGGCTACAAGACTTACTATACGACGCCCATTAATTACATTGACGCCTCTTTTGATTGGATGAAATTACGCTTGATTGAAACCGGTTCATCCATCTATTATCAGCTTGGTTATGCGGAGAATAGCCGCATCAACAATGTGATGGACTACGATCATTACTATACATTTAACTATGAATTATGGATGGAAGACATCCTAGACATGCACGTATTTGTCAATGATGCTTTAAAACATACCTTAGGTCAATCCATCATCAGGCATGAGCCATTAGCAGATGATGTTGTGCGTGTCACCTATGAAAATGGCGATTACTATGTAATTAATTATGCTAAGAAACCCTATGATTATCAGGGTCAGCAAGTGGGAGCCATGAACTATGTATACGTGAAAGGAGGGTCATAA
- a CDS encoding carbohydrate ABC transporter permease — protein sequence MGAKGNPQTIKQVGKGLRKGILTKKNRTLAQKRAKAGYLFVLPFIIGGVSFTCIPLIRSFIFSLSKLSITATGYDLHYVGFKNYVDVLTVDAYFRVQLFNSVKEMLFNLPLILIFSFFAASLLNQKFKGRTLARAFFFLPVILASGAILTSDTSSIIMQQITGSGQSAAEASDSMFTSNAIYMFLYNSGVSEAYTQYIVSAIDRIYDIVLFSGVQILVFLAGLQSISPDYYEASMIEGATKWENFWKITFPMVSPMILVNTIYTIIDSFVSEQNELIERINTVMYTNFKFGFGSAMAWVYFIVVFIILAIVTRVISKRVFYYD from the coding sequence ATGGGTGCAAAAGGTAACCCTCAAACCATTAAACAAGTAGGGAAAGGGCTAAGGAAAGGCATATTGACTAAGAAAAACCGAACATTAGCACAGAAGCGAGCAAAAGCCGGTTATCTCTTTGTTCTTCCTTTTATCATTGGAGGCGTGTCCTTTACGTGTATACCACTTATTCGGTCGTTTATATTCAGCTTAAGCAAATTATCCATTACGGCAACAGGCTATGACCTTCACTATGTGGGCTTTAAAAACTATGTGGACGTACTCACTGTAGATGCTTATTTTAGGGTACAATTGTTTAACAGCGTTAAGGAGATGTTATTCAACCTACCCTTAATATTAATCTTCAGTTTCTTCGCAGCATCACTGCTTAATCAAAAGTTTAAAGGCAGAACCTTAGCAAGAGCGTTCTTTTTCTTACCGGTTATTCTGGCTTCAGGAGCCATACTGACCTCGGATACGTCAAGCATTATTATGCAGCAGATTACAGGTAGTGGTCAATCCGCAGCAGAAGCCAGTGATAGCATGTTTACGTCCAATGCCATTTACATGTTTTTGTATAATTCAGGTGTCAGTGAAGCTTACACACAATATATCGTTTCAGCTATTGATAGAATATACGACATTGTTTTATTTTCAGGTGTTCAAATCCTTGTGTTTCTAGCAGGCTTACAATCCATTTCACCGGATTACTATGAAGCATCCATGATTGAAGGTGCTACCAAATGGGAGAACTTTTGGAAAATAACCTTCCCTATGGTTAGTCCCATGATTTTAGTGAATACCATCTATACCATTATTGATTCTTTTGTCAGTGAGCAGAATGAACTTATTGAGCGCATCAATACGGTCATGTACACCAACTTTAAATTTGGATTTGGTTCTGCCATGGCATGGGTATATTTTATCGTTGTTTTTATCATTCTAGCTATTGTTACACGGGTAATTTCCAAACGGGTATTCTATTATGATTGA
- a CDS encoding carbohydrate ABC transporter permease: protein MGRKKHKLKHSIRKVLKKRAPNRSLLGDVFILIMLLAIGAFLALPLVLVISNAFKPLDEIFLFPPRFFVRNPTMNNFRDLLVLMSNSWVPFTRYFFNTIFMTAVGTAGHVIVASMAAYALEKHGFPGSKTFFKIIITTLMFSPVVTAIPNYLTMSKIGFLDSYLSIIIPAFGFPLGLFLMKQFMVNVPNSLIESARLDGASEWKILWKVVMPMVKPAWLTLVIFSFQGLWNATGGTYIYSEELKTLPYALNQIRLGGIARQGTGAAVQLLMLIVPVTMFIITQSNIIETMASSGLKE from the coding sequence ATGGGGAGAAAAAAACATAAGCTAAAGCATAGTATCCGTAAGGTACTAAAAAAAAGAGCACCCAATCGCTCCTTGTTAGGGGATGTGTTTATACTGATTATGCTTCTTGCCATTGGTGCATTTTTAGCGCTGCCACTGGTGCTTGTTATCAGTAATGCCTTTAAGCCCTTGGATGAGATCTTTTTATTTCCACCTCGATTTTTTGTCAGAAATCCCACCATGAATAATTTTCGGGATTTACTGGTTTTAATGAGTAATTCATGGGTACCCTTTACCCGATATTTTTTCAACACCATCTTTATGACAGCCGTTGGAACAGCAGGTCATGTGATTGTAGCTTCCATGGCAGCCTATGCCTTGGAGAAACATGGTTTTCCAGGAAGTAAAACATTTTTCAAGATTATCATTACCACTTTGATGTTTTCACCGGTGGTGACAGCTATTCCCAATTACTTGACCATGTCAAAAATTGGCTTTCTAGACAGTTATTTATCCATCATTATACCTGCATTTGGCTTTCCATTAGGGCTTTTTCTTATGAAGCAATTCATGGTCAATGTGCCAAATTCATTAATTGAATCGGCTAGATTAGATGGGGCCAGCGAATGGAAGATTCTATGGAAGGTGGTCATGCCAATGGTAAAACCAGCCTGGTTAACATTGGTCATCTTCTCTTTCCAAGGCTTATGGAACGCAACTGGCGGTACTTATATCTACAGTGAAGAACTAAAAACATTACCCTACGCCTTGAACCAAATACGCCTTGGCGGAATAGCAAGGCAGGGAACAGGAGCAGCCGTTCAACTTCTTATGTTGATTGTTCCAGTCACCATGTTTATCATTACACAAAGTAATATTATTGAAACCATGGCCAGCTCTGGACTAAAAGAATAA
- a CDS encoding carbohydrate ABC transporter permease, translated as MKWAETSVKNNGTALNKRKNRLKALLTEIYKHRVAYFLVAPFAAVFITFTIIPVLMSIGLSFTYFNMLEAPKFIGFENYRNLFLVDDIFLTSVRNTFVLAIVTGPIGYMAALLCAWFINELPPKIRAFMVLVFYAPSISGSVYLIWGVVFSGDAYGYLNGFLLDFGLINEPSKWLSDPAYMMSSIIVVVLWMSLGAGFLAFIAGLQGVDKTMYEAGYVDGIRNRWQELWYITLPAMRPQLMFGAIMSVTTSFAIADQTAQLCGLPSTDYAVHTVVNHLQDYGQQRFEMGYASAIATILFIIMILSNKGIQNLLKKVGR; from the coding sequence ATGAAGTGGGCTGAAACAAGTGTAAAAAATAATGGAACAGCATTGAATAAGAGAAAGAATCGATTGAAAGCATTATTGACAGAAATCTATAAACACCGAGTTGCCTACTTTCTAGTAGCACCTTTTGCAGCAGTATTCATTACCTTTACGATTATCCCAGTTCTCATGTCCATTGGATTGAGCTTTACCTATTTCAATATGCTAGAAGCACCTAAGTTTATCGGATTTGAGAATTATCGCAACCTATTCCTAGTGGATGATATCTTTCTCACATCTGTTAGAAATACCTTTGTGCTTGCTATCGTCACAGGACCCATTGGCTATATGGCAGCCTTATTATGTGCTTGGTTTATTAATGAATTACCGCCTAAAATAAGGGCATTTATGGTTCTGGTATTCTATGCACCATCCATATCCGGTTCTGTGTACCTTATATGGGGCGTTGTGTTCAGTGGCGATGCATATGGCTATTTGAATGGGTTCCTACTGGATTTTGGACTGATCAATGAACCCAGCAAATGGTTATCAGACCCGGCTTATATGATGTCCTCCATTATTGTTGTTGTGCTTTGGATGAGTCTAGGGGCTGGCTTCTTAGCTTTTATAGCGGGCTTGCAAGGTGTGGATAAAACCATGTATGAAGCAGGTTATGTGGATGGTATCCGTAATCGTTGGCAAGAATTATGGTACATTACACTTCCAGCTATGCGTCCACAACTGATGTTTGGAGCCATTATGTCTGTGACAACATCCTTTGCTATTGCAGACCAGACAGCTCAATTGTGTGGTCTGCCAAGTACAGATTATGCCGTGCATACGGTGGTTAACCATTTACAAGATTATGGCCAGCAGCGATTTGAAATGGGCTATGCATCAGCCATAGCAACCATACTCTTTATCATCATGATTTTATCCAACAAAGGCATACAGAATCTATTGAAGAAAGTGGGGCGGTAA
- a CDS encoding NHL repeat-containing protein, translated as MKRISSFALSVFLLFVNSPATFAEAPYDSYTYDYYGRVVPSPDPYTPSRIINGEGLGIGKLSGPKDIFVSRQSDIYIVDTGNNRIIITDRHWNLLRVIDGFYHNGEWDTFNNPGGIFVTKNNHIYVADTTNQRIVELDEEGNLVRIIGRPESEILDENFLYMPTSLVLDSAGRIYVIGLSVNQGIIELNSDGEFSGFIGASKVTPSVSDIIWKRISTQEQRKRMIAFVPTEYNNIAIDTKGFLYTVTSTLDEKVLGAAIASRSSNDTGAPIKKLNLQGSDVMRRKGSFLPAGDIAYPPSIIPNFKYTGPSRLVDVCVEAFGGYTVLDSNRGHVFTYDGDGNLMYAFGAPGETKGTFRLPIAIEVLDNRMFVVDMGSNNITEFQVTDYGSMVKEAIAHHHEGLYEEATHKWYQVLKKNANSELAYTGIGKAFLRKGDYGEALRYFKLGHNKIYYSKAFKYYRREVLSENFNGIMVVVLLLSIGIYVRIRYKKRKGVKS; from the coding sequence ATGAAGCGGATATCATCATTTGCCCTGTCTGTATTCTTATTGTTTGTTAACAGCCCAGCTACCTTTGCTGAGGCACCCTATGACAGCTATACCTATGATTACTATGGTCGGGTTGTACCGTCTCCAGACCCTTATACACCTAGCCGAATAATCAATGGTGAAGGTCTAGGGATTGGAAAACTGAGTGGACCGAAAGACATCTTCGTGTCCAGGCAGTCTGACATCTACATTGTGGATACAGGGAACAACCGCATTATTATAACAGACCGTCACTGGAACCTGCTTCGGGTGATTGACGGCTTTTATCACAATGGTGAATGGGATACATTCAACAATCCAGGTGGTATTTTTGTCACAAAAAATAACCATATATATGTTGCAGATACAACGAATCAAAGAATTGTTGAACTGGATGAAGAAGGAAATCTTGTGCGCATTATTGGACGACCAGAGTCTGAAATTTTGGATGAGAATTTTCTATATATGCCCACTTCTTTGGTGTTAGACAGTGCAGGAAGGATATATGTGATCGGTTTAAGTGTGAATCAAGGTATCATTGAGCTGAATTCGGATGGTGAATTTAGCGGTTTTATAGGGGCAAGCAAGGTAACCCCCAGTGTCAGTGATATTATCTGGAAAAGAATTTCAACCCAAGAGCAAAGAAAAAGAATGATTGCATTTGTACCAACAGAGTACAACAACATAGCCATTGATACAAAAGGCTTCTTGTATACCGTGACAAGTACACTGGATGAGAAAGTCCTAGGGGCTGCCATTGCAAGTCGAAGTTCAAACGACACAGGCGCACCCATTAAGAAACTCAACCTCCAAGGCAGCGACGTGATGCGAAGAAAAGGATCTTTTTTACCTGCTGGGGATATTGCTTATCCACCCAGTATAATTCCTAACTTTAAATACACAGGGCCATCAAGATTAGTGGATGTATGTGTGGAAGCATTTGGCGGTTATACCGTACTGGACAGCAATCGAGGGCATGTGTTTACATATGATGGCGATGGCAATCTTATGTATGCTTTTGGTGCTCCTGGTGAAACCAAAGGCACCTTTCGCTTACCCATTGCAATTGAGGTCTTAGATAACCGCATGTTTGTGGTGGATATGGGCTCAAACAATATCACAGAATTTCAGGTAACAGACTATGGCAGCATGGTGAAAGAGGCTATTGCCCATCATCACGAAGGACTTTATGAAGAAGCAACACATAAATGGTATCAGGTCTTAAAGAAGAATGCCAACTCTGAACTTGCCTATACGGGTATTGGCAAAGCTTTTCTAAGAAAAGGTGACTATGGAGAAGCCCTTAGATACTTCAAATTAGGTCATAACAAAATATACTACTCTAAGGCATTTAAGTATTATCGAAGAGAGGTTCTTAGTGAAAATTTTAATGGGATCATGGTTGTTGTACTATTGCTCAGTATTGGCATCTATGTCAGGATACGGTATAAAAAGCGCAAAGGAGTGAAGTCATGA
- a CDS encoding Yip1 family protein, protein MKALREKLSYTTYLIFHPFDAFWDLKHEKRGSLSAGLVILLIVAIQQGLNNQYTGFIFNNRNVKHVSMLVSMTSIIAPLLLWCISNWCLSSVMEGEGSFKDIVMYTTYALSPLLFMNIPILLLSNVLVREEASVLVVLTGVANVWTVGLILVATMMVHNYTMLRTLITSVFIVVGMGLIIFVGLLFFSLGQKIFEFIVSVYKEILLRM, encoded by the coding sequence ATGAAAGCTTTAAGAGAAAAATTATCTTACACCACCTATTTAATTTTTCACCCCTTTGATGCTTTCTGGGATCTAAAACATGAGAAGCGGGGGAGTTTATCAGCAGGTCTTGTCATACTACTTATTGTGGCTATCCAGCAAGGCTTGAATAATCAATACACGGGCTTTATTTTTAATAATAGGAACGTCAAACACGTCTCTATGTTAGTCTCCATGACTTCCATTATTGCACCCTTGTTGTTGTGGTGTATCTCTAATTGGTGCCTGTCATCGGTGATGGAAGGTGAGGGCAGTTTTAAAGATATTGTCATGTACACCACCTATGCTCTTTCACCACTGCTGTTTATGAATATACCCATATTGCTGCTGAGTAATGTACTTGTCCGTGAAGAGGCATCTGTACTGGTTGTTCTTACAGGTGTAGCTAATGTCTGGACAGTTGGGCTCATCCTCGTTGCCACCATGATGGTCCACAATTACACCATGTTACGTACGCTTATCACCTCTGTTTTTATTGTTGTTGGTATGGGGCTCATTATATTTGTCGGTTTATTATTTTTTAGTCTTGGTCAGAAAATATTTGAGTTTATTGTTTCGGTTTACAAAGAAATTCTACTTCGGATGTAG
- a CDS encoding carbohydrate ABC transporter permease, whose amino-acid sequence MKTSEYETLKENMRHRGYVLSRKLMKGLWSLIRSVLIIGICFVIIYPLLSKISVSFMEEIDFYDASVKYIPRHFTWNNYVEAFQGIKFPETFRNTIFLSLVTSIFHMASCTFVAYGFARFQFKWKKVLLALVVISIVIPPQVTMVSNYINFKYFDIFGIYKLITGNQGINLLNSFAPFFILGITASGIKNGLYIFLMIQYFRGMPKALDEAAYIDGASFFQVFRYIMLPGAIPMMATVFLFSFVWQYNDVYYATILFTELQVFSTSIQGLARTTLWDVTSSIGSESNMAYQALIRSAATVMVIAPLIVLYTFTQKLFVESVSRSGLKL is encoded by the coding sequence TTGAAAACAAGTGAATATGAAACATTAAAGGAAAACATGAGGCATCGGGGATATGTCCTTTCACGAAAACTAATGAAGGGGTTATGGAGCTTAATTCGTAGTGTTCTCATTATCGGTATTTGTTTTGTGATCATTTATCCCTTATTATCCAAAATCAGCGTATCCTTTATGGAAGAAATTGATTTTTATGATGCATCGGTTAAGTATATACCCAGGCATTTTACATGGAACAATTATGTGGAGGCATTTCAAGGGATTAAGTTTCCAGAAACATTTAGGAACACCATATTTCTCTCTTTGGTTACCAGTATTTTTCATATGGCATCCTGTACATTTGTTGCTTATGGATTTGCAAGGTTCCAATTCAAGTGGAAGAAGGTATTGCTTGCATTAGTTGTCATTAGCATTGTCATTCCGCCACAAGTCACCATGGTGTCTAACTATATTAACTTTAAGTATTTTGATATCTTTGGTATTTATAAACTCATAACAGGCAATCAAGGTATTAATCTATTGAACTCCTTTGCACCATTTTTTATACTGGGTATTACAGCTTCTGGTATTAAAAATGGTTTGTATATCTTTTTAATGATTCAGTATTTCAGAGGTATGCCAAAGGCATTGGATGAAGCAGCCTATATTGATGGTGCCAGCTTTTTCCAAGTGTTTCGATACATTATGTTACCAGGTGCTATTCCCATGATGGCAACCGTATTCCTATTTTCTTTTGTGTGGCAGTATAATGATGTCTATTATGCAACCATCCTGTTTACAGAGCTTCAAGTGTTCTCAACGTCTATTCAAGGCTTGGCCCGTACCACATTATGGGATGTGACCAGTAGTATTGGGAGTGAGTCCAATATGGCTTATCAAGCACTGATTCGCTCAGCGGCAACAGTGATGGTCATTGCACCTTTAATTGTACTCTATACCTTTACACAGAAATTATTTGTTGAAAGTGTCAGTCGAAGTGGTTTGAAGCTGTAA